The sequence below is a genomic window from Coffea arabica cultivar ET-39 chromosome 8e, Coffea Arabica ET-39 HiFi, whole genome shotgun sequence.
CAATTTACGCATATCGACCATGACTAATTTACAGAAATGGTcagaaaagttttttttttttctcaaaacatgagaGATGAAACAATTTGGTGGTCCCAAGATCTTTAATGAAACGGAAAGAATTTGCTCGATCATCTTTCTTCCTCGTGCACAAATTCTTTCTCAATAAAAATTAGAAATTCATTGAATATTCATCATGATCGTGATTAGTGCAAATATTCATTGTGTACTGTTGATGAAGCATTTTCCAATACCGGAGACCCTTAGCCATGGGAACTTCTATTCATTGTTAATGACAAAGCAATCATGACTTAATAGCTACTCAACTGTTCATATTAGATAAATTCATCGTATTTCATGCACTCAGGTCGATATTTTTGTGGTTTACCATTTTGCATCCATATAATTTTCATGTTAATTTTAGGAATTTTCATAGTTTATTTATTGTTTAGAAATGTCATGATTtggagtcttttttttttttttttataggtgGACTCTATTTAGAGAGAgctggtatttttttttttaggtggaCTCTATATCTTGTACGATaagacaaaatttttttatctaCAATATTTACTAATATGACAAACCGGTTAGAACAATAAAGCATAGTACCTGCAAGAAGAAAGGAGACATCCTTTTAAGGAAAAAGGATTAAGGCATATTGACATTCTTTTCCATGCATTAGTACCTGCAAGAAGACATCCTTTTCCATGCTACTGAGCACAACACataacttttgttttgttttattatttcttttggCTAAAATATATTCTGAATAATAGAATGAGTTAGCTTATAAGACTATATCAAGAATGAAATTGCTTTTCTAAAATATAGAAGCAATAACTTCCAgcttatacatacatatatataaatctATATACACACACgcacatatacatatatgcatatatatatatatataattgaagaatgagttaaaagtgattcaaaaaatttattccaaatacGCTAAATGATATGAGCGGAGAGAAAGTGTGACATGACAAAAttgagaagggaaaaaaaaaagacaacagTGATTGTACCTCCTAAAAGTTCTatattctgcttcacaatggaAAACAGAATTGAGTACTCTGCCTCACAATGAAAAACAGAGTGAGTTCAACTGCCAATAACATCTTGAccataaaaatttgaaaataccTGTGGCTGCATAACTGATTGATCCTTTTACAGCAAATATTACTGCTGGTTCCTTGCTCGGAAGATCTGTTGATGGTTTCTGGGAGAAGCATTGCCAATCCAAAATCACCCACACGAGCAACAAGATCATTGTCAAGAAGAATTTTACATGGTTTGAGATCACAATGAACAATCTCTGCTTTACAGTGGTTGTGAAGATACTGCAATGCTGAAGCCGCATCAATTGCAATGTTCAGCTTCTGGGAAAGATTAAGGCGTCTTGAGTTTGTTGCCAGATTGGTTGTCTATGCAGGATGCAACCACGTCCAGATTTCCATTTTCCATAAACTCATAGGCTAGAGCTTTGAATTCATCACCCTTGGAATCAATACTGGTGTAAAACACatgttttttattcatttttttaaatttaagtgGTAATTTCCTTCggataaaaaaaagtaaaaagattAAAGGGTTAATTGGAGGTTAGGAAGGAGATAAGATGGGATAAGAGTTCACAACCAATTAAAACTCTTATCTAA
It includes:
- the LOC140012800 gene encoding probable LRR receptor-like serine/threonine-protein kinase At3g47570, which codes for MNKKHVFYTSIDSKGDEFKALAYEFMENGNLDVVASCIDNQSALQYLHNHCKAEIVHCDLKPCKILLDNDLVARVGDFGLAMLLPETINRSSEQGTSSNICCKRINQLCSHRYYALLF